The proteins below come from a single Gordonia pseudamarae genomic window:
- a CDS encoding IS3 family transposase has protein sequence MSKFELIAAECADHEITELTDLLGVSRSGYYAWADRQCRTELTPRQQRRRDLEVKILAHWQASVRTYGSPRIAADLHAEGVAVSENTVAKIMSETGIEGISPRTFKVKTIVVDPAASFPPDRVGREFDQGGTDLVWTSDITYLTCGEGDAYLCAIGDEHSRRVLGWSLADHIGGYPVFTPEG, from the coding sequence GTGAGCAAGTTCGAGCTCATCGCCGCGGAGTGCGCCGACCACGAGATCACGGAACTGACTGACTTGCTGGGTGTTTCACGATCTGGCTACTACGCGTGGGCGGATCGGCAATGCCGCACCGAGTTGACGCCTCGTCAGCAGCGGCGCCGGGACCTGGAGGTGAAGATCCTCGCCCACTGGCAGGCATCGGTGCGCACCTATGGTTCGCCGCGGATCGCCGCTGACCTGCATGCCGAGGGTGTTGCGGTCTCGGAGAACACCGTCGCCAAGATCATGTCTGAGACGGGTATCGAGGGCATCAGCCCACGTACCTTCAAGGTGAAGACCATCGTGGTTGATCCGGCGGCGTCATTCCCTCCGGACAGGGTCGGGCGGGAATTCGACCAGGGCGGCACTGACCTGGTCTGGACCTCGGACATTACCTACCTGACCTGCGGTGAGGGGGACGCGTACCTGTGCGCGATCGGCGATGAACACTCGCGTCGGGTGCTGGGCTGGTCGCTGGCCGATCACATTGGCGGCTACCCGGTATTCACGCCTGAAGGATAG
- a CDS encoding IS256 family transposase, with protein sequence MTAPHIVDPAGLLGQALAEASPDLMRELLQTMINALLSADADAVCGAEWGRRSEDRINHRNGYRHRPLDTRVGTIDVAVPKLRSGTYFPEWLLERRKRAESALITVVADCYLAGVSTRRMDKLVKTLGIDSLSKSQVSRMAEDLDEQVAAFRHRRLDEAGPFTFVTADALTIKVRENKQVVKAVVLLATGVNGDGHREVLGMQVATSETTASWNTFFADLVARGLGGVRLVTSDAHAGLVEAIAANLPGAAWQRCRTHYAANLMAVCPKSMWPAVKAMLHSVYDQPTAGAVNAQFDRLLEYTEDRLPEVAEHLGDAREDLLAFAAFPDDVWRQIWSNNPTERLNREIRRRTDVVGIFPNRDAIVRLIGAVLAEQTDEWAEGRRYLGLEVLSRCRLTVTDTDHTPEVNTDPLIQLPV encoded by the coding sequence ATGACCGCACCCCACATTGTCGACCCTGCTGGCTTGCTTGGCCAAGCCCTGGCTGAGGCCTCGCCCGATCTGATGCGTGAGCTGCTGCAGACGATGATCAACGCACTGCTCTCCGCCGATGCCGACGCTGTGTGCGGCGCCGAGTGGGGCCGCCGGTCCGAAGACCGCATCAATCACCGGAACGGATACCGGCACCGGCCTCTCGATACCCGTGTGGGCACGATCGACGTCGCCGTGCCGAAGCTGCGCTCTGGCACCTATTTTCCCGAGTGGTTGCTCGAACGCCGCAAGCGCGCCGAGTCGGCGCTGATCACCGTCGTGGCCGACTGCTACCTGGCCGGGGTCTCGACCCGCCGGATGGACAAGCTGGTCAAGACTTTGGGCATCGATTCGTTGTCGAAGTCGCAGGTCTCGCGCATGGCCGAAGACCTCGACGAACAAGTCGCAGCGTTCCGTCATCGCCGACTGGACGAGGCCGGCCCGTTCACGTTCGTCACCGCGGATGCGCTGACGATCAAGGTCCGGGAGAACAAGCAGGTCGTCAAAGCCGTCGTTCTGCTGGCCACCGGAGTCAATGGTGACGGGCACCGTGAAGTGCTTGGCATGCAGGTCGCCACCAGCGAAACCACAGCCTCGTGGAACACCTTCTTCGCTGACCTGGTCGCCCGCGGCCTGGGCGGGGTCCGCCTGGTGACTTCTGATGCCCATGCCGGGTTGGTCGAGGCGATCGCGGCGAACCTGCCCGGAGCTGCCTGGCAACGCTGCCGCACCCATTACGCGGCGAATCTGATGGCGGTGTGTCCGAAGTCGATGTGGCCAGCGGTCAAGGCCATGCTGCACAGCGTCTATGACCAACCCACTGCTGGTGCGGTGAACGCCCAGTTCGACCGGCTGCTCGAATACACCGAAGACCGCCTACCCGAAGTGGCCGAACACCTCGGTGACGCCCGTGAAGACCTGCTGGCATTCGCCGCGTTTCCTGATGACGTGTGGCGCCAGATCTGGTCCAACAACCCCACAGAACGACTCAACCGCGAGATCCGGCGCCGCACCGACGTCGTAGGCATCTTCCCGAACCGCGATGCCATCGTCCGTCTCATTGGCGCAGTGCTCGCCGAGCAGACCGACGAATGGGCCGAAGGCCGCCGCTACCTCGGCCTCGAAGTGCTCAGCCGCTGCCGGCTGACCGTCACCGACACCGACCACACGCCGGAGGTGAACACCGACCCGCTGATCCAACTACCTGTCTGA
- the istB gene encoding IS21-like element helper ATPase IstB: MPTTRPSAPSDADKLIAHQSRLLKAPRIAQNYSRIAEQARAADWSLEDYLAAVLAVESNARAESGARLRIRGAGFPSIKTITDFDFTAQPAVDRAQIARLEAGGWLAEAHNIVLLGPPGTGKTHLATALAVAAAHTGYRVGFASATAWITRLAEAHRLGRLDTELKRISRIGLIVIDEVGYIPFDAEAANLFFQLVSSRYEKSSIILTSNLPFSRWGEVFGEATIASAMIDRIVHHADVIALKGTSYRIKHTAIESLPSVDADRQANSNP; the protein is encoded by the coding sequence ATGCCGACCACACGCCCGAGCGCACCCTCTGATGCTGACAAGTTGATCGCTCACCAGTCCCGGCTTCTCAAAGCGCCGAGGATCGCTCAGAACTATTCCCGGATCGCTGAGCAAGCTCGCGCCGCGGACTGGTCGTTGGAGGACTATCTGGCCGCAGTGCTGGCGGTGGAATCGAATGCTCGCGCCGAGTCCGGTGCCCGTTTGCGTATTCGAGGCGCCGGGTTCCCGTCGATCAAGACGATCACCGACTTCGACTTCACCGCCCAGCCCGCAGTCGACCGTGCACAGATAGCCCGGCTCGAAGCCGGTGGCTGGCTCGCCGAAGCCCACAACATCGTTCTGCTCGGACCGCCCGGTACCGGCAAAACCCATCTCGCGACGGCGCTGGCCGTCGCTGCCGCCCATACCGGCTATCGTGTCGGGTTTGCCTCGGCAACAGCGTGGATCACCCGGCTGGCCGAGGCCCACCGACTCGGGCGACTCGACACAGAACTCAAGAGGATCAGCCGGATCGGACTGATCGTGATCGACGAAGTCGGCTACATCCCTTTCGATGCCGAAGCTGCCAACCTGTTCTTCCAACTCGTCTCCAGCCGATACGAGAAGTCGTCGATCATTCTGACCTCCAACCTGCCGTTCTCCCGGTGGGGAGAAGTGTTCGGTGAAGCCACCATCGCCTCGGCCATGATCGATCGGATCGTTCACCACGCCGACGTCATCGCCCTCAAAGGCACCAGCTACCGCATCAAACACACCGCAATCGAGTCACTGCCTTCCGTCGACGCCGACCGTCAGGCAAACTCGAACCCGTAA
- the cas6e gene encoding type I-E CRISPR-associated protein Cas6/Cse3/CasE — protein sequence MYMSRIALNRRRRGGMKLLSSRHAMHAAVMSSFTPGTQTESESGRVLWRIDRHGEEMNLLIVSPERPCLAHIAEQAGWSTDNTWVTRDYRPFLESLVIDSEFIFRLVANPTRRMSSMSAGDGDSRKQIVGHRTVGHQRQWLLDRSSDWGFTVVDSLVEDIPEKELRICERDTVTFRRGSGRVTLVTAAFEGKLAVTEPDRLRNSLSHGIGRAKGYGCGLLTLLPVGSSAP from the coding sequence ATGTACATGTCCAGGATTGCACTCAACCGGCGTCGTCGCGGTGGAATGAAGTTGTTGAGTAGCCGTCACGCAATGCATGCTGCTGTGATGTCATCGTTCACTCCGGGGACTCAGACGGAGTCGGAATCCGGACGTGTTTTATGGCGTATAGATCGTCATGGTGAGGAGATGAATCTGCTCATCGTCAGCCCCGAACGCCCGTGTCTGGCTCATATAGCCGAACAAGCCGGGTGGTCTACTGACAACACGTGGGTCACCAGAGATTATCGTCCGTTCTTGGAATCTTTGGTGATCGACTCCGAGTTTATTTTCCGATTGGTCGCGAATCCAACTCGGCGGATGAGCAGTATGTCGGCAGGTGACGGTGACTCCCGGAAGCAGATTGTTGGTCACCGCACGGTGGGGCACCAGCGGCAGTGGTTACTCGACCGTTCGTCGGACTGGGGCTTTACCGTAGTGGACTCGCTGGTGGAGGACATTCCGGAGAAAGAGCTTCGGATCTGTGAACGTGATACAGTCACGTTCCGGAGAGGGAGTGGTCGGGTCACTTTGGTGACGGCTGCATTTGAAGGCAAATTGGCTGTCACTGAACCTGATCGGCTGAGGAATTCGCTCAGCCACGGAATCGGACGTGCCAAAGGCTATGGGTGCGGACTCCTCACATTGCTGCCAGTGGGGTCGTCGGCGCCGTGA
- the cas2e gene encoding type I-E CRISPR-associated endoribonuclease Cas2e, with protein sequence MVVVVLTNCPAKLRGHLTRWLLEISAGVYVGHVPARVRDLLWNQVVEYVKDGKALMVHSTVGEQRLAFRTHQHEWEPVDYDGVLLMRRPADNSTVRTRRARRGWSTASQRRRWR encoded by the coding sequence ATGGTAGTCGTCGTTCTGACCAATTGTCCGGCGAAGCTGCGAGGACACCTGACACGATGGCTGCTTGAGATCAGCGCAGGGGTCTACGTCGGTCACGTCCCGGCCCGCGTTAGAGATCTTCTGTGGAATCAAGTTGTCGAGTACGTCAAGGATGGTAAGGCGCTCATGGTGCATAGCACGGTTGGTGAACAGAGGCTCGCGTTCCGTACGCATCAGCACGAGTGGGAGCCCGTCGACTACGACGGGGTTCTACTGATGCGTAGGCCGGCGGACAATTCAACTGTTCGCACACGGCGGGCACGTCGCGGATGGAGCACTGCGTCTCAGCGGCGTAGGTGGAGGTAA
- the cas7e gene encoding type I-E CRISPR-associated protein Cas7/Cse4/CasC, with product MPLTIDLHIIQSVPPSNMNRDEDGSPKSTMYGGTRRTRVSSQAWKRAIRRDFEGFLDTADLGVRTLRAVGEIATRIKAIDSTISDEDGERLATAVLTATGIKVTKVPARKKAKSADDEEPQEHSKTGALLFLSNPQLDELARLAVDSQGSVDKKAAKAILLRGNSIDLALFGRMVADAPDLNVDAAAQVAHAIGTHASVPEFDYFTAVDEKRVDDNAGAGMIGTVEFNTATLYRYATVNIDALRKNLGSDEAVGRGVEAFIRSFIRSMPTGKQNTFANRTLPSFVYAAVRTDQPINLAGAFEKAVDPRKGLTEESVSALISEARNLYSNFDASPTAGYVVSRVDVDVDGFADTVTAEALVSALGAQVRDNTKVSS from the coding sequence ATGCCGCTTACCATCGACCTTCACATCATCCAGTCAGTTCCGCCGTCGAACATGAACCGGGATGAGGACGGTAGCCCGAAATCGACCATGTACGGAGGAACCCGGCGAACCAGGGTGTCGAGTCAAGCATGGAAGCGTGCGATCCGGCGGGACTTCGAAGGGTTCCTCGACACCGCTGATCTGGGGGTTCGGACACTTCGGGCGGTTGGCGAGATCGCAACGCGTATCAAGGCTATCGACAGCACGATCTCCGATGAAGACGGTGAGCGCCTTGCTACCGCCGTACTGACAGCAACCGGAATCAAGGTTACAAAGGTTCCGGCCAGGAAGAAGGCGAAGTCTGCCGACGACGAGGAGCCGCAAGAGCACAGCAAGACCGGAGCACTGCTCTTCCTCAGCAATCCCCAGTTGGACGAACTGGCCCGGCTCGCCGTTGACTCGCAGGGATCGGTTGACAAAAAGGCAGCCAAAGCTATTCTGCTGAGAGGTAACTCCATTGATCTGGCACTATTCGGGAGGATGGTTGCCGACGCCCCGGACTTGAACGTCGATGCGGCCGCTCAGGTCGCGCACGCGATCGGTACCCACGCATCTGTCCCCGAGTTTGACTACTTCACGGCGGTCGACGAAAAGCGAGTTGACGACAATGCCGGTGCTGGAATGATCGGCACGGTTGAGTTCAACACTGCGACTCTCTATCGGTATGCCACAGTGAACATCGACGCACTTCGAAAAAATCTTGGGTCAGATGAAGCAGTAGGTCGCGGGGTGGAAGCCTTCATCAGATCTTTCATACGTTCGATGCCGACGGGTAAGCAGAACACATTCGCCAACCGTACGTTGCCGTCATTTGTGTACGCGGCGGTGCGCACCGACCAGCCCATCAATTTGGCGGGAGCGTTCGAGAAGGCCGTTGATCCCCGTAAAGGGTTGACTGAAGAGTCCGTCTCTGCGTTGATCAGTGAGGCGCGCAATCTGTATTCAAACTTCGATGCGTCGCCGACCGCAGGTTACGTTGTGTCACGCGTCGACGTTGACGTCGATGGTTTCGCCGACACAGTGACCGCTGAAGCTCTGGTCTCAGCGTTGGGGGCACAAGTACGGGACAATACAAAGGTGTCGTCGTGA
- the cas5e gene encoding type I-E CRISPR-associated protein Cas5/CasD, which yields MTTLLFNLSAPLQAWGDSSRFVERRTRPEPTKSGVVGLLAAALGRRRTDPIEDLAGLEFGVRTDQAGVLQRELQTETDWRTGKPKPLTHRYYLADARFVAAVSGPEGLIGGLHDALRNPTFPLYLGRRSCPPAGPIYGVLDERSLKEVLHSAAWSASLTHQQAQARQVGLPIVRDVRGDDSVPVAETIRDYPVSFDPEGRIYGWRDVVHEQVLIDNPESKRPVTDKDWLAVLGGS from the coding sequence GTGACAACATTGTTGTTCAACCTGTCAGCGCCGCTGCAGGCATGGGGCGACTCCAGCCGCTTCGTGGAAAGACGAACGCGACCTGAACCCACCAAGAGTGGAGTAGTCGGTCTGCTGGCAGCGGCATTGGGACGGCGCCGCACCGATCCGATTGAGGATCTCGCAGGACTGGAGTTCGGCGTACGCACAGATCAGGCGGGTGTGTTGCAGCGCGAACTGCAGACCGAGACGGATTGGCGTACTGGCAAACCTAAGCCGCTCACACACCGCTACTATCTCGCGGATGCGAGATTCGTAGCGGCCGTCAGCGGCCCTGAAGGGCTGATCGGTGGATTACATGACGCTTTGCGGAATCCTACGTTCCCGCTGTATCTGGGGCGTCGATCATGTCCACCCGCCGGTCCGATCTACGGTGTCCTGGACGAGCGTTCATTGAAAGAGGTGCTGCACTCGGCAGCGTGGAGCGCAAGCCTGACGCACCAGCAGGCACAGGCGCGGCAGGTCGGATTGCCGATCGTACGTGACGTTCGTGGAGACGATAGCGTTCCTGTGGCTGAAACCATCCGTGATTATCCAGTCAGTTTCGACCCCGAAGGCAGGATTTACGGCTGGCGTGATGTCGTCCACGAACAGGTGTTGATAGACAATCCAGAGTCTAAGAGGCCGGTGACGGACAAGGATTGGCTTGCTGTTCTGGGAGGTAGCTGA
- the cas1e gene encoding type I-E CRISPR-associated endonuclease Cas1e, translated as MPGTRPSRPSELVRVQDRISFVYVERATIGRDDSAITATDDAGVVHIPAATLGALLLGPGTRVTHQAMLLLADSGSTAVWVGERGVRYYAHGRPLGRTSRLLDAQAHAVSNSKERIAVARQMYAMRFPDEDVSTCSMHQLRGREGARVRGLYRQHSDRTGVEWNRRDYDPEDFFGSDLINQALSAAHTCLYGVVHSVVVALGCSPGLGFVHTGHDRSFVYDIADLYKAEITVPVAFDVVERIEREDLPDDDVAGMTRRAVRDAVKSGTILTRCVHDIYRLLLPDDRSRGDDENFADVIELWDDRQQNVAGGRNFAPEDLEPPW; from the coding sequence ATGCCGGGCACCAGGCCGAGTCGTCCGAGCGAGTTGGTCCGCGTTCAGGACAGGATCTCGTTTGTCTACGTGGAGCGAGCCACGATTGGACGTGATGATAGCGCGATCACGGCTACTGATGATGCCGGGGTCGTGCACATCCCGGCGGCCACCTTGGGTGCGCTCTTGTTGGGGCCCGGCACACGCGTCACACACCAGGCGATGTTGCTGTTGGCCGACAGTGGTTCGACCGCGGTATGGGTGGGGGAGAGAGGCGTTCGCTACTATGCGCATGGCCGTCCGCTGGGACGGACGTCTCGCCTGTTGGACGCGCAAGCGCATGCAGTCTCGAATTCGAAGGAGCGGATCGCCGTCGCCAGGCAGATGTACGCGATGAGGTTCCCGGACGAAGACGTCTCGACGTGCTCCATGCATCAGCTCCGTGGGCGAGAGGGCGCTCGCGTCCGCGGACTGTACCGGCAGCACTCGGACCGGACAGGCGTCGAATGGAATCGCCGGGACTACGATCCAGAAGACTTCTTTGGCTCAGATCTGATCAATCAGGCATTGTCGGCCGCGCACACATGTCTATACGGTGTGGTGCATTCGGTGGTGGTCGCGTTGGGATGTAGTCCCGGGTTGGGTTTTGTCCATACAGGGCATGACAGATCCTTTGTGTACGACATCGCGGATCTATATAAGGCGGAGATTACTGTTCCTGTCGCGTTTGACGTAGTAGAGCGGATCGAGCGGGAAGACCTGCCAGATGATGATGTGGCCGGCATGACGAGACGTGCGGTCCGCGACGCGGTGAAGTCAGGAACAATACTCACTCGGTGTGTGCACGACATTTACCGTCTGCTGTTGCCGGATGATCGCTCTCGCGGCGACGACGAAAACTTTGCTGATGTGATCGAACTATGGGATGACCGACAGCAGAACGTCGCCGGTGGCCGAAACTTTGCGCCGGAGGATCTGGAGCCACCATGGTAG
- the casB gene encoding type I-E CRISPR-associated protein Cse2/CasB, which translates to MAVAQKDSKPDDRRSTVYRYVAERAGRLYEGKLEDRAGAVADLARLRSGATREIGSDPAVWRAAFTGYPEVADDTTFPSHAEFAVYVSLSLYAYHQQGQSSSMHTEGPSFGTALRKLAYVGTETTPKESVVRRFNALVTADTFDETRSHLRSLVGQLRAEGIPLDYGRLADDLERLHSPWRNGVQLRWSRDFSRTPRTEGPSSDADE; encoded by the coding sequence ATGGCAGTAGCACAGAAGGATTCGAAGCCCGACGATCGACGATCGACAGTCTACAGGTACGTTGCTGAACGTGCGGGCAGACTTTATGAGGGAAAGTTGGAGGACCGGGCTGGGGCCGTCGCTGATCTTGCCAGACTGCGAAGCGGTGCAACGCGTGAGATCGGATCGGATCCGGCGGTGTGGCGGGCCGCGTTCACCGGATACCCGGAAGTGGCCGATGATACGACATTTCCGAGTCACGCGGAATTTGCTGTGTACGTCTCTCTCAGTTTGTACGCGTATCACCAACAGGGACAGAGTAGCTCGATGCATACCGAAGGACCTTCGTTCGGCACTGCGCTCAGGAAGCTGGCATATGTAGGTACCGAAACCACGCCGAAGGAGTCGGTGGTCAGGAGATTCAATGCACTCGTGACAGCTGACACCTTCGACGAAACTAGATCGCACTTGCGGAGTCTTGTCGGTCAGCTTCGTGCAGAGGGGATTCCCCTCGACTACGGGCGACTTGCCGACGACCTCGAGCGTTTGCACTCACCGTGGCGTAACGGCGTCCAGCTTCGCTGGTCTCGCGACTTCAGCCGCACTCCGCGTACGGAAGGCCCGTCGTCGGATGCTGACGAATGA
- the casA gene encoding type I-E CRISPR-associated protein Cse1/CasA produces the protein MGTTFNLIDDPWIVIRTVDGDSEVVSIRDAFARSADIRRIAGDLPTQDFAVLRILLAILYQVFRERAAEGDRIEVFEGLWESGDLPIDEIDRYLEHWHGRFDLFDETHPFMQVAGLASTTGEAKPLGGILIPDSPGDNSLFTMSRNVRELDYGTAARWLVHCQAYDYDGIKTGISGDPRTKGGRGYPIGIGWTGWLGGLYLEGSNLRETLLLNWSPPDDHDAADRPLWERQPLTPAPRPSIGTAPCGPLDLFTWPVRHIRLIPDGDAVRQVLVGIGEAVPKAWQLRNEPMTAWRLSPTQMVKEKSEGTPLYMPRSHDHSRSMWRGLAALLPDPKPAVDSRIGHPLSYPAQILDTLGHRSEVLPDRMFAVVSVGVEYGANMSSFGEIFTDRVVLHPGIAVAEGNARAAIVEVLDRTDRAVAALASLAGDLAIAGGGDRAPAMTRARERGYAVLDQYFRQWLPMVRTDCDFDDVLNTWYRIGLEVLAQEADALLDQASPRTRAVKIVDGKTISAGQSVNWFHYNVRQHLPYRKDAEEWQ, from the coding sequence ATGGGAACCACTTTCAATTTGATCGATGATCCGTGGATCGTGATCAGGACCGTCGATGGTGACTCCGAGGTGGTATCGATAAGGGATGCCTTCGCCAGGTCCGCCGATATCCGTCGGATAGCAGGGGATCTCCCGACTCAAGACTTTGCGGTGCTACGCATCCTACTGGCAATCCTGTATCAGGTGTTTCGGGAGAGGGCTGCCGAAGGCGACCGTATCGAGGTATTCGAAGGGCTGTGGGAATCCGGGGATCTACCTATCGACGAGATCGATAGGTACCTCGAACACTGGCACGGTCGATTTGACCTCTTCGATGAAACGCACCCTTTCATGCAAGTCGCTGGACTTGCTAGCACAACAGGTGAAGCAAAACCGCTGGGTGGAATATTGATTCCTGATTCTCCCGGAGACAACAGCCTTTTTACGATGAGTCGTAACGTTCGCGAATTGGACTACGGAACGGCTGCACGTTGGCTGGTACATTGTCAGGCGTATGACTACGATGGAATCAAAACCGGAATCAGTGGCGATCCCCGGACGAAGGGCGGCAGAGGTTACCCTATCGGAATTGGATGGACGGGTTGGCTTGGCGGACTCTACCTGGAGGGCAGCAATCTTCGTGAGACGCTGTTACTTAACTGGTCACCGCCAGACGACCACGACGCGGCGGACAGGCCACTATGGGAGCGGCAGCCGCTGACTCCCGCTCCGCGGCCAAGCATAGGGACCGCACCGTGCGGTCCGCTCGACCTGTTTACGTGGCCCGTCCGCCATATCAGGCTGATTCCCGACGGCGACGCTGTCCGGCAGGTGCTGGTAGGGATCGGTGAAGCTGTGCCGAAGGCGTGGCAACTGCGCAACGAACCGATGACCGCATGGCGGCTGAGTCCAACTCAGATGGTAAAGGAGAAGTCAGAAGGTACACCGCTTTACATGCCTCGCTCGCATGACCATTCTCGATCGATGTGGCGAGGGCTGGCTGCTCTGCTTCCGGATCCGAAGCCGGCGGTCGACAGTAGGATAGGGCATCCGTTGAGCTATCCCGCACAGATTCTCGATACCTTGGGACATCGTTCCGAGGTACTCCCGGACCGAATGTTCGCGGTCGTGTCGGTCGGGGTTGAGTACGGCGCCAATATGTCGAGTTTCGGCGAGATATTCACAGACCGGGTGGTACTTCACCCCGGGATAGCAGTCGCCGAAGGCAACGCCCGAGCGGCCATCGTCGAGGTCTTGGATCGAACTGACCGAGCGGTGGCCGCGTTGGCGTCATTGGCCGGTGACCTTGCTATCGCCGGTGGAGGGGATCGAGCACCGGCGATGACACGTGCACGGGAACGTGGATACGCAGTACTGGATCAGTACTTCCGGCAGTGGCTTCCCATGGTCAGAACCGATTGCGACTTCGATGACGTGCTGAATACCTGGTACAGGATTGGGCTAGAAGTACTCGCCCAGGAAGCCGATGCGTTGCTCGACCAAGCATCGCCCCGGACACGTGCGGTGAAAATCGTTGATGGAAAGACTATTTCGGCCGGACAGTCGGTCAACTGGTTCCACTACAACGTGCGACAGCATCTACCGTATCGAAAGGACGCCGAGGAATGGCAGTAG
- a CDS encoding IS982 family transposase, with translation MTKELETLLTELYVLIDDHVVEPRSGRGRRPLLSDAELLTLAVAQVLLGFDSERRWIRHVHGNEQLRALFPYLPGQSDYNKRVRAARGLLCKTIQAVARLSPSWFDDLWITDATPVPCGMSRETVKRSGLAGHAGYGYCASHSRFYWGLKLYLVCAGDGMPIMWCLAHPKIGEREVVTALLERDHHLIRSGQVLLADKGFSGKTFAATTAAMGLRLLRPDRKDETYRNGNLGGVRQWIESVNQTLKGQLGLEKHGGRTTHGVFARVSQRLLAMSAGIWHNWTTGITTKRSLIAYDH, from the coding sequence GTGACGAAAGAACTCGAAACCCTCCTGACTGAACTCTATGTCCTCATCGACGACCACGTCGTCGAACCCCGCTCGGGACGCGGCCGGCGCCCGCTGCTCTCCGATGCCGAACTGCTCACGCTCGCGGTAGCGCAGGTGTTGCTCGGGTTCGACAGTGAACGGCGTTGGATCCGGCACGTCCACGGCAACGAGCAACTGCGCGCACTGTTCCCGTATCTGCCGGGCCAGTCCGACTACAACAAGCGTGTCAGGGCTGCACGAGGGTTGCTGTGCAAGACAATTCAGGCGGTGGCGCGGCTCTCACCGTCGTGGTTCGACGACCTGTGGATCACCGACGCCACCCCGGTTCCGTGTGGCATGTCAAGGGAAACGGTCAAGCGGTCCGGCCTGGCCGGGCACGCCGGATACGGCTACTGCGCGTCACACTCGCGTTTCTACTGGGGCTTGAAGTTGTATCTGGTGTGCGCCGGCGACGGGATGCCGATCATGTGGTGCCTGGCGCATCCGAAGATCGGTGAACGCGAGGTGGTGACCGCGCTGCTCGAACGCGATCACCACCTCATCCGCTCCGGGCAGGTGCTGCTCGCCGACAAGGGCTTCTCCGGAAAGACGTTCGCTGCCACAACCGCCGCGATGGGCCTGCGGTTGCTGCGCCCGGACCGCAAGGACGAGACCTACCGCAACGGCAACCTCGGCGGGGTGCGGCAGTGGATCGAATCGGTCAACCAGACCCTCAAAGGGCAGCTCGGCCTGGAGAAACACGGCGGCCGGACCACCCACGGAGTGTTCGCCCGAGTGAGTCAACGCCTCCTGGCGATGTCCGCCGGCATCTGGCACAACTGGACCACCGGCATCACCACCAAACGATCCCTGATCGCGTACGACCACTGA